The genomic window GGTGCAGGATGTGGAAGGAGCACTCAGGTTCGTGGCGGCAACTTGACTTTAGAGTCTGAAACCCTCCCGCGTCCTTGCTACTTCGCCGCCTGGGCCGCTTCACGCGCCGCTTGCCGCAGCTCGGCAGCCTGACGGCTCTGACCCACCTGCCGCGCCCACCACTCCCTGATCCAAATTCGGAAGGCGGCGTATTTGTCGCCCAAAATCATTCGGGCCTTGCGGTCTTTTTCGGTTCTCATGGCGCTGATCTCGGTGTTGAGCTGCTGGGCCTGAGCGCGGCTTTGCACCGCTTCACCGAGTTTGGCGCTTCTGGCCTCGCCCGCCGTCAGTTGGCGCAGCCCCTGCACCTGCTCGGCGCTGAGGTCGAGGTCGGCGGCGAGTTGCTTGACGTCCGACTTGGACGCAGGCAGGGCAAACAAGCGGGTCAGCACCGGGCTGCTCGGCCAAGGATCTGTGCGGACGGCGGCGGCAATGGCCGTACCTGCGAGGAGCAAACCGCCCAGCAGCCACCAAGCCGGGCGCGGCTTCGGCACTTTAAACGCGAATCTGGCCTTCACCGCGCACCACCCACTTCATCGTCGTCAGCTCGGCGAGGGCCATGGGGCCGCGTGCGTGCAGCTTTTGAGTGGACACCGCCACCTCCGCGCCGAGGCCAAGCTGCGCTCCGTCATTGAAACGGGTGGAGGCATTGACGATCACGGCGGCGCTGTCCACATTTTGCACGAACAGCTCGGCTTGCCGCTCGTCACGGGTCAAGATGGCGTCGGTGTGGTTGCCGTATTCGGCGATAAAGTCCAGCGCTTCGTCTAAGCCTGAAACAGTTTTGAGACTGAGGGTCAGGGCCAAAAACTCAGTGCCGAAATCGTTTGGGGTGGCCGAAGTTGCCGCGAGCTGATGTTCTTCGAGCAGCTTAAAAGTTAGTGGGTCGGCCCGCAGCTCCACGCCCGCCGCCAAGAGCTCGCGGGCCACACTCGGCAGGGCCAGCCGCGCAGCAGCCTCGGTGAGCAGCAGGGTATCGAGGGCGTTACAGGCGCTGGGCCGCTGGACTTTGCTGTTAAAGATCAGCTCGGCGGCGCTTTGGATGCCCGCCGCGTCTTGCACGTAGCTTTCGTCCAAGTACAGATGCACCACCCCCACACCGCCCACGATCACCGGTACGGTGGCATTTTCCACACAAAACCGGTGCAGGCCCGCTCCACCGCGCGGAATGATGGCGTCGACGAGGTCGTCGAGCCGCAGCAGTTCCAGCATTCTGGCCCGGTCAGGGTCGCTGATGACTTGCACAGCGTCAGCTGGAATACCGTGTTGGGCGAGCGCTTCACCGATCACCCGCACCAGCACGGCATTGCTGTGAGCGGTTTCTTTGCCGCCGCGCAAAATCACCGCGTTGCCACTCTTGACCGCCAACGTCGCCACGTCCACCGTGACATTGGGGCGCGACTCGTAAATAACCCCCAGCACCCCCA from Deinococcus detaillensis includes these protein-coding regions:
- a CDS encoding glutamate-5-semialdehyde dehydrogenase; amino-acid sequence: MTSTLPGSRSASLLSVRQMAIQARRAGRVLGTLPTSQKNAALSEVAAQLRANAEQILTANAEDVRAARAAGLGEALIDRLTLTLERLAAVAADVDNVVTLPDPVGETLGEVTRPNGLHVSRRRVPLGVLGVIYESRPNVTVDVATLAVKSGNAVILRGGKETAHSNAVLVRVIGEALAQHGIPADAVQVISDPDRARMLELLRLDDLVDAIIPRGGAGLHRFCVENATVPVIVGGVGVVHLYLDESYVQDAAGIQSAAELIFNSKVQRPSACNALDTLLLTEAAARLALPSVARELLAAGVELRADPLTFKLLEEHQLAATSATPNDFGTEFLALTLSLKTVSGLDEALDFIAEYGNHTDAILTRDERQAELFVQNVDSAAVIVNASTRFNDGAQLGLGAEVAVSTQKLHARGPMALAELTTMKWVVRGEGQIRV